In one Trichosurus vulpecula isolate mTriVul1 chromosome 8, mTriVul1.pri, whole genome shotgun sequence genomic region, the following are encoded:
- the LINS1 gene encoding protein Lines homolog 1 encodes METSYQVLEQLHKKILLGGLLENDSQEYAFYLNLPFSAQDLSTSNFLKWPCVHRGNQASSVSMDATPSPVASIDLKMNFQVSNPRDIMLLQLTVIKMMITKILSKKVEFSIKEKYTDIIEILLKPYELESKLISTFHGSDKLLSHMAAKCLASLLYLQLREKAMVNKTWTAFCLKTLSDYPESNTISYCLWTLTAVIKEILKATCLQRAEILKQFLTSFDFLFEAFYCSVFSQHFENYQDTSLNPKITNFLICFLDLLEILIASRIHLKLYLTCQRIFYLKIFCALDIMTWPIHSLVKKKFIILLKRCLLHKVGEDVLSTSPPPLVEQDPYLDMDLSALGNAFLQAVNLGWLKQLSFSGKPSHFGGSEVQPGNRSLVPDVVTLRASSLVLLKSLEIKVHMCMSANEVKAELQKFMSQLLTFLKQHLQSSLKLHHHCEWLSKIFIEQDDDMLEAAKASLSIYLKLTRAWNEAAKGMTQEKETWDHQTHENGFNPHCIFLFLLKNIGFDATVLLDFLISSETCFLEYFVRYLKLLQGERNNFSNVCKLFDAAELRNGVHIFSIVTSHIEERSSNQATYQPLFCGTNRYALLPLASDSTTSGTNMEQKDTETVKSKQPNLLICIDNTSSPGASQSLVNYDSSEDSEEESVEEECLSNIKQTSLNHQDITKIRETVSVTGEKNQSYLESTASLLDPKESSTLSSFGCEAATNSIASQIVISYKTFKCLKELEKAISRLHRRHLFPYNPSALLKLLKHIDAINKTK; translated from the exons atggaaacttccTATCAAGTTTTAGAACAATTGCATAAGAAGATACTTCTTGGAGGTCTACTTGAAAATGACAGCCAAGAATATGCATTTTATCTCAATCTGCCTTTTTCAGCCCAAGATTTATCCACATCAAATTTCCTGAAGTGGCCATGTGTTCATCGTGGTAACCAAGCTAGTTCTGTCAGCATGGATGCTACTCCCAGTCCTGTAGCATCAATAGAtttgaaaatgaattttcaaGTTAGTAATCCCAGAGATATAATGCTCCTTCAATTAACAGTCATCAAGATGATGATAACCAAAATACTATCTAAAAAAGTGGAATTCAGTATAAAAGAGAAGTATACTGATATAATTGAAATTCTTTTAAAGCCATATGAACTGGAATCTAAACTG ATCAGCACATTCCACGGTTCTGATAAGTTGTTATCTCATATGGCTGCAAAGTGTCTTGCCTCACTGTTATATTTACAACTAAGAGAAAAG gCTATGGTAAATAAAACATGGACAGCTTTTTGTTTAAAAACTCTTTCTGACTACCCTGAAAGTAATACAATTTCGTATTGTCTCTGGACTCTTACAGCTGtaataaaagaaatattgaaGGCTACATGTTTACAGAGAGCAG aAATATTGAAGCAGTTTTTGacatcttttgattttctttttgaagCCTTCTACTGTTCAGTTTTTTCTCAGCATTTTGAAAACTACCAAGATACATCACTAAATCCCAAAATTACAaatttcttgatttgttttttggATTTGCTTGAAATTCTTATAGCCTCCAGAATTCACTTGAAGTTGTATCTTACTTGccagaggattttttatttgaaaatattttgtgctTTGGACATTATGACCTGGCCTATTCACTCTTTAGTCAAAAAGAAGTTCATCATCCTTCTTAAAAGATGTCTGCTACATAAAGTGGGTGAGGATGTCTTAagtacttcccctccccctttagtTGAACAAGATCCTTATTTAGATATGGACCTGTCAGCTTTGGGTAATGCCTTTTTGCAAGCTGTGAATTTGGGATGGTTGAAGCAGTTATCTTTTAGTGGAAAACCCAGCCACTTTGGAGGCAGTGAAGTTCAACCTGGAAATAGAAGTCTTGTCCCTGACGTCGTTACCCTCAGAGCATCCAGTTTGGTTTTACTGAAATCCTTAGAAATCAAGGTGCATATGTGTATGTCAGCAAATGAAGTAAAAG ctgaatTACAGAAATTCATGTCTCAGTTACTGACCTTCTTAAAACAGCATCTTCAGTCCTCCCTGAAATTGCATCATCACTGTGAATGGCTCTCTAAAATCTTTATAGAACAAGACGATGACATGCTGGAGGCTGCAAAAGCATCATTAAGCATTTATCTAAAGCTTACTAG AGCATGGAATGAAGCTGCTAAGGGCATgacccaagaaaaagaaacttgggACCATCAGACACATGAAAATGGCTTTAATCCTCActgtattttcttatttctcttaaaaAATATTGGGTTTGATGCAACAGTTCTCCTTGACTTTTTAATTTCATCAGAAACTTGCTTTCTTGAATACTTTGTTAGGTATTTAAAACTGCTTCAAGGAGAGAGGAACAATTTTTCAAATGTTTGTAAGTTATTCGATGCAGCAGAATTACGAAATGGTGTTCATATTTTCAGTATTGTCACATCGCACATTGAAGAAAGAAGCAGCAACCAGGCTACTTATCAGCCTCTTTTTTGTGGTACAAATCGTTATGCTCTTTTACCCTTGGCTTCTGACTCTACTACTTCTGGAACAAATATGGAACAGAAAGACACCGAGACTGTGAAGTCGAAGCAACCCAACTTACTGATATGCATTGATAATACATCTTCACCAGGGGCTTCTCAAAGCCTGGTCAATTATGACAGCTCAGAAGATTCTGAAGAGGAGTCAGTGGAAGAAGAATGTTTATCAAACATTAAACAGACTTCTTTAAACCATCAAGACATTACAAAGATAAGGGAAACTGTCAGTGTGACTGGAGAAAAGAACCAGAGTTACCTGGAATCTACTGCCAGCCTTCTAGATCCAAAAGAATCTTCTACTTTGTCATCTTTTGGTTGTGAAGCAGCTACAAATAGTATTGCCTCCCAAATTGTAATAtcttataaaacatttaaatgctTGAAAGAGCTAGAAAAGGCAATTTCCCGTTTGCATAGGAGACATCTTTTTCCATATAATCCTTCGGCATTATTGAAATTGTTAAAACACATTGATGCAATAAATAAGACTAAATAA